The window CTAATTATAGAGATTCACATGAAGCAAAATGCCAGCAAGAAGCAGTATAGTGCATTTTAACTAatccaaaataattcaaaaatccATAGActttcataaacaaaatatttatccagaagaagatcacaaagaatgGTTCCATTATGTTGTCAACCTAATCCTATCAACATGTATACACTGAATTCAATTGTTTTATGAACATCAATTTGacagtgaataaataaataaataagagcaAGAAGTTGAACAAACAGCACAATTAAAATATGAACCACACAAAACCCAAGTCAGGGAACCACAAGGATTTTAAAAAATGGAAGTACTCATGAAATGCATCATCCCGGTGCATCAAAATAAAAGTTCATGCACATTAAGAAACCGTTGTGATTTAAAGAAAATGCATATTTGATACTTACTATTTCCATACGGGTGGAAGCTTCTTGGTCTTCTTGTAGTAACGTGCAAGGCGGTGGATCCTGCTCTCTACCAAAATCAACCTGAATTTAGAGTCCTTGTCCTTCCTATTCCTCTCCAAGTGCTTCCTGATTGAGACGGCCTTCTTGATCAAGTGGTATAGATCTTCAGGTATTTCAGGAGCAAGacctattgaaaaaaaaaaaaacacaacacAAGAAACATTGTAAATACATTTCGCATATCAACTTAAAAAGCAAATTTATAAGAACAAGTAACAATGCATAAGGCGTACCATGGGCCTTCAATATACGCAAAATCTTGCTTCCGGTGACACTCTTCACCTGAGCAATTCCGTGAGAATCACGAAGAATAACACCAATTTGTGATGGAGTCAGACCTTTCTTGGCAAACTTGCAGATATTCTCCTCAACCTGAAAATTCCAAAATAAAGACTTGAAAAAAAATGCCACATATCTTAAAACCTGCATTTTCAAATATTAACATAACAAAAAAACTAAGCCGTGTACCACTGTAGGGTCAAATACATGGATCAAATAATGCCATAAAGCCCTAACATGGATCATATCTAAATTTGAAAcatttatatattaaaagaaaaattagaatttgaatcATTAGTTCAAAACTCATGATCCATAAAACTAAGCCTGAGGGGTATACAACCAAAGTTGACACTAAATGCATTTGACACATGCTGGAGCCAATTCTATTTTGC is drawn from Arachis hypogaea cultivar Tifrunner chromosome 12, arahy.Tifrunner.gnm2.J5K5, whole genome shotgun sequence and contains these coding sequences:
- the LOC112728266 gene encoding small ribosomal subunit protein uS15; the encoded protein is MGRMHSRGKGISSSALPYKRTPPSWLKISSQDVEENICKFAKKGLTPSQIGVILRDSHGIAQVKSVTGSKILRILKAHGLAPEIPEDLYHLIKKAVSIRKHLERNRKDKDSKFRLILVESRIHRLARYYKKTKKLPPVWKYESTTASTLVA